GGGCAGTGACTTCAGAAATAACTCTTGACATATTTTTAAAATGTAATTACAGTTATTACAGCAAAATTAAAAAACGCTTGATTTAAGTGAGGTCAACAATGGAAAATCAAACAAGAACTCATGATATTAAGTTGGTATCAATTGGGAATTCCAAAGGAATTCGAATCCCTAAATCAATTATTCAAAAATATGGTTTTAAATCCAATCTTTTACTCGAAGAGACCGAGAGAGGATTATTGCTTCGCCAAAAGGATGAAACCAAATTATCATGGGCCAATACCTACAAAGCGATGGCCAGCGAAAATGAAAACTGGGGCGATTTTAATGTGACGCTCCTTGATGGATTGGAGGATGGCGATATTGACACCTAAAAGATATGAAATCTTTTTCGCAGACCTTAATCCAAC
This portion of the Candidatus Desulfatibia profunda genome encodes:
- a CDS encoding AbrB/MazE/SpoVT family DNA-binding domain-containing protein codes for the protein MENQTRTHDIKLVSIGNSKGIRIPKSIIQKYGFKSNLLLEETERGLLLRQKDETKLSWANTYKAMASENENWGDFNVTLLDGLEDGDIDT